The region AACTCATTGTTCTGCCGCCAACATGCTTCTGCGCGCAAGGCgtgggagggaggagggaggggggGTCGTTGCTACGTGTCATCATCGACCTAAAAAACTTCACTTAACCACAGGTGCCTCCATCAATTCTCTTGATATTTTGAGACTCGTTTCTCTTGAAATTTCGGGACTAAAACATGCTGAGGTGTTCCGAAGCCTATATCGCCATCCCTTTTATAATAGGAATATTTGTGGACTCTAATCTGTTGCCATTTGTTTGGGCCAAGCACGGTTGTGCAACAAATCCGATTGCACAATCCTGATCAATTGGCCCATCAAATTTTGTTCTAATTGAGCACATGTTATCACCGACCGAATTAGACACCCTCTATCTACTGTGCCATCTGTACTTTGCTTCTGGAACCTTCCTGTCATTAATGCCAACACATCTACAAAAGCAGGAGCAGGTCCTCCCAATCTGAGTTATCCCAGGGCATAatcgaactctctctctctcagatccaCTGAACATTTTGAGTCGCCCACAGCATCTACCTCTCCTAGGCTACAACTTCGGTATCGGTCGGCGATGGCGAACCCTAATCTGACAGCCGGCTACGTGTTCCAACCCACCGGCCGTGAGCTCATCGACCACTACCTCGTCCCCAGGGCGGGGCTCGGCGGCGACTTCTTCCCCGGCTTCATCGAGGAGGGCGTGGACGTCTTGTCCTTGCCCCCGAGTGAGCTCCCCTTCCGGCAAAACCACATAAGGGATTACGGCGAGGTATGGGGCTTCTTCTTCGCGGCAAAGCCCGCCGGCGAGAGGTGCCCGACGCCGGGCGCGGTCGGGTGCTGGGTGCAGTACGGCACGGAGAAGCCGTACTACGGCGGCGAGGGCGGCCGGGAGGCAGTGGCGTTCCGGCGCAGGTTCGCGTACCGCTACACGTGGAAGGGCGGGGCGGTATGGTCGCCGACGCGCTGGCTGATGAAGGAGTACCGGCTCAACAGGGACGCGGCCGCCTTCCGCCGCGCGCATCCTGACCCCGAGGCGCGGGACGTCGTCTTCGTGGTCCACAAGGTCTACCGGAAGCCGGTGCTCCCCCCGCCTGCCGACAGCAGCTCCAGCGAGGAGGAGGGCTCCGAGCGCTCCATGGTGTTGAAGAGGAAGCGGTAGAATTATGCAACTGCATGTTGATTTCTTCAGAGTTGTTGTGTCTCTACTTCGTTTCATTTCAGTTGTCGATTGTGCGCTCGATCTAGTTGAGGTAGATTGGTTGGTCCGTTTCGTTCGAAGTACAATGTAGTCAGCCTCCCTCGCAGCATCTGCCAGAACAGTTCGGAGGTTTTATCACCGTTTCATTTTATGATTTATGTTTTATGTGGACGTGAGTCTTGGTCTGATGTCTTCCCATGTGTATAAGTTTAGATTTTATGATCTATCTTTATGGTCCGCTTTGTTTTCGAATAATTGGAATTGGAGTAGTATATTTAGGAGTAATGGTTACTACTCCAGTTTCAGTTTCAAAATGGTTGGAGAGAGAGATATCAGTTTGAATACCACTACAGTTTCAGTTTTACTAGTATTTAGGAGTAACGGTTTTCAGTTTCAGTCACAGCAATCAAGCTAAAGATGTCTTCACATCTGAATAATTGGAAGCTAAGCTTCGGATGACTTTGCTGGACATAAGCACCATATTAGCATATATAAGCTGTAATGTTCATGCATCTATGACTTACCTAACAGATTTTAAACCAACAAATAATTAGTATATCCGATCGTCAGGTCGCGCGGGACTGTTGTTGAAGCGACTTCTAATGGAGCTTGGATCAAAGATATCAATGGTGAGATCAACATTCACACTTTCCTGCAGGTGGTTACCTTCTGGGAATTATTTCTTAAACCCCGACGATCCATGGCGTTGAAGATAAGTGGACCTGGAGTTGGGATTCAAAAGGAGTTTTTTCAGCAAAGTTAGTATATAGTGCTTATTTCACTGCGGCAATCAATTGCAGTACAGATTGCACCATAAGGCAATTCTGGGCGCCGTTTAAATGCAAACTTTTTCTTTGGCTCATCGTCGTCTTTGGATGACAGACCGTCTTGCCAAGAGGGTTTTAGCACATAATGATACTTGTCGTTTCTGTGCCTCTACACAGGAGGCGTCTCATTTCGATCATTTGGAGCTCGGTGTTGCAAATGGGCAAATCTGAGTGAGATCGTTCCCTCGGCTTCCTTTCCAATCCATGATGGTGGCAGGAGGCCAGGTCGAGAACTCATGGCACAAAGAGAAGGCTTTAAATTCCTAGGTGTCTCTAATCATCTGGAGCATATGGTGAGAGAGGAACAAGAGGGTTTTTCAACAACACATACTTGCCTTTGTGAAGAGTCATCAGTCAGTTTAAAACCGATGCTTGGCAATGGGCTGACACAGGTCATGGTCGTTTCATATTATGATTTAGATTTTATGTGGACGTTTGTCTTGGTCGTCTCCTCCCATGTTTGGGTTGTTCTTAGCTTTGTTTCGGTCATCTAGTTGGGGAAATAAGGTTGAGTCATGTAATTACAACATTTTAAAAAACTGCCAGGATGGTTCAGGAGGTATATCCTTCAACCTTCAGGAGTAGTTGTTTAGAGAGAGAAAATTAGGGTTGGCTACAGAAAAGTTGTAATCACCTAATCATAGTGCCGAAACTTGTAAATATGTGAAAATTGGTACTCCCTTATTTTATTCAGTGCACATACAAATTTAGAATGGTTTGCCTCTCTGTAAATTGGACTGAACTGAGACACTAGTAGTAGATGTTATTTTTGTTTGAACTATAGACTAGTAGTAGATGTCAATGCTTTTTTTTTTTGACCCCCAGATGTCAATGCTATTGACTGGAGTGTTGGGCAATCATTGCAAGGATGTGCAGTTTCAGTTTATAAGGCTATATATGTTCATGATCCAGGGGACTAAATTGTGCTGGTCATTTCACTCCAGAGCTTAGCCTTGTCAGGTAGGTCTTGTAGCACTTGCATGTGCCGAGTAGTTAGTTTCCACTTCCAATAGCAGCAGACCATGGCTCCATGGCCGAGGCCGACCAACGATTTGACATTTCAAATAACTTGCTGAGTACAATAACCATGCTTGTAAGCCGTAATATTCATGTATATCTGTGACTTGCCGTCCTGACATCAATTGATATATTTTTGGAAAATGATTCCACAACAGTAGTGTAGGAACAATATTTGCTACTACCTCCCAAGCAACGTTTTGGATGTTTCTTCCAGCTAAACACTGTCTGGCCCAGCAACGTTTTGGTTGCGTCTTTTCTAGCCAAACATTGCTGCACCCCCATGCGGCATCGGTGGTGGACCCCACTTTGCATGCGTTTGTGCATGGCGTGCAAATTTGCACCCTTGCCGTTGCTAGCTACCCGATCCACGCCTAGACGCAGCCGGTGCATTGCTTTTCCCCTATACTAAGGCCAATCGTGTTCTACGTTGTCGTGTCATTCTGCAAGAAGATGAGAAAGAGTCTGGCCAAGTACTCCAGGCTGTTTGAACATCCCCTTGCGGAGGACGTTGTCCAGGCGTTTGCAGATTACTATGGGTGAGATAGAGTGGGAAAGTCTTGAACTCATGGGCATATGAACCCATTTTTCAAAAATGTGTTTTAAACGCGttttaaaatgtcaaaaaaatcGAAACAAACGCATACATCTACGCACACATGTGTATGAAGCACAAAGTTTTGTGAAAAAAGTCACTTTTTAGTTTGCCTATGTGAAAAAGACAAACTTCAGTGCTTCTAAAAGCGTTCCACGATgcattttttgtcttttttgcacatgccaaagAAAAAGTTGTTTTTCCGTGAAACTTTATGCGTGCACATAGAATGTGAAGATGTATGCGTGAAACTTTTACAGAGTTTTTGGGCATTTAGAATAAGTTTTCCAAAGTAGGTTCATCCATTTACTTTCCGAGTTGGACATACCTAACATCGTGCTTTCCAGGCTGCACCACACCATTGCCAGTGTTCGGACTATCGTAGATTAGtgtcgtgccccctcccccatccccCATTGGACCCATCCTTGGTCTTTATGGAGTGCAATCTTCGTGCGATTTGTTGGAACATTTGCGGTTTTAATTGCCCTGCCAAACACGCTACTATTCGTCCTATTATTTATGTTGCCTCTCCTATTGTGATTTGTCTCAAAGAGATCAAACTGAACCTTGTCATGCTGCCCACGGTGATCAAGACATTGGCCCAAGCTTTCaggacttcttcttcctccccacgaTCGGCACCTGGGAAGGCATTATTCTCGACTGGCAGCGCTCAGCAGTGTCCATCTCCAGTCCCACCATTGTCTTACACCACATTACAGCTCTCGTCTCTAGTGAACCTGTACTCGTGGTTGACTATGGTTTATGGCCCTCAAGGCAACGACGACAAGTTGCAGTTCCTGGCAGACCTCTGGGATGCAGGGTGTTGTGTGATGGTCCGTGGCTGCTTTGCAACGACTTCAACTTAATCACTTCATGTGTTGGCAACAACAATAACCATATCAATCACCGCACTTCTCTCTGAAGAACTCCTGATAAAGCACGTGCTCTTCGGCGGCTGGCGCTGGTGGGGCTTCCTTCTCGGGCATCCTGTGGACCAGATCTGTCGGGGTACACTCTTCACCACCAGTTGGTCGAGCTCCTCAGCGCGGACGGATGACGAAAACCACTTCCTCGTGGTTTCATTCGCCGCACGAGGCTACTCTAGCTTGCGGGTCGCGGCCATCGGCGGCCCTCTTCCATTTTCGCTTCATGGCCACAGTCGCCTAAGCGGCGTattgcatgggtccatccctggccATCCTTGGATTTGGCTATCTTGATGGACGCAGAGGATTAAGGCTGAAGGTTGTGCGAGCTATGGATATGTGGTAATAGCAGAGGATGCAAGGAGGCGAATGCGTGAGGATGAAAAtgaaaggaagggaaggagaaattACCTTTTCTTCCCTGCTTTATGGTTGCCGCAATAAAACTGAACATTCGGGCCTCACGGTGTGACAAGCGCCCCACATCCTCTGCGGTTTCCCATTCCGCGAGATGTGGGTGTGCGAATTCAGCCATTATCATCTATGAGCCTGTTTTGAAAAAACAACACAGGCTTGGCTGTGATGATTCAATCAACCAGAGACTTGACATCATAGCTCAGAACACGGGGCCTCAGCCTTCAGCGAGCTCCATGCCGCAATCGAGCCTGCAATGGAAAGCATTCCCAGAGTCCTCATGGTGAACATGCCCGCAGACGTCTTCAAGGTCGAGCTCCCAGAAAGAGGTCCTGACATCCAACACAAAGACGAGGAGTTGCCTGGGTTCTCAAAGACCAAAGAGCTCCAACCCCACACAAGCTCGGGGGCTACTAAAGGTGTGATGCACCGAGGGtgccttctgttggggaacgtagcagaaattcaaaattttcctatgtgtcaccaagatctatctatggagaaaccagcaacgaggggaaggagagtgcatctacatacccttgtagatcgctaagcggaagcgttcaagagaacggggttgaaggagtcgtactcgtcgtgatccaaatcaccggagatcctagtgccgaacggacgacacctccgcgttcaacacacgtacagtccggtgacgtctcccatgccttgatccagcaaggagagagggagaggttgaggaagactccatccagcagcagcacaacggcgtggtggtggtggaggagcgtggcaatcctgcaggacttcgccaagcaccgcgggagaggaggagggagagaggtagggctgcgccagggagaggtgaaactcatgtgtatgcagccccaaatacctcaactatatataggggagagggagggggctgtgcctcccctagggttcccaccccaaggggtgcggctgcccccaaaacccatctacggtgtggccaagggggggagagggggaaacttgccccccaagttaggtgggtgcgccccctccccaaaccctaggcgccttgggcccttgtgggggggcgcaccagcccacctggggctggtcccctcccacacttggcccatgcagccctccggggccggtggccccacttggtggacccccgggaccctcccagtggtcccggtacgttaccgataaaacgcaaaactttttcggtgaccaaaacaggacttcccatatataaatctttacctccggaccattccggaactcctcctgacgtccgggatctcatccgggactccgaacaacattcggcaaccacatacaaacttcctttataaccctagcgtcatcgaaccttaagtgtgtagaccctatgggttcgggaatcatgcagacatgaccgagacgttctccggtcaataaccaacagcgggatctggatagccatgttggctcccacatgttccacgatgatctcatcggatgaaccacgatgtcaaggactcaatcgatcccgtatacaattccctttgtctagcggtactatacttgcccgagattcgatcgtcggtatgccgataccttgttctatctcgttaccggcaagtctctttactcgttccgtaacacatcatcccgtgatcaaccccttggtcacattgtgcacattatgatgatatcctaccgagtgggcccagagatacttctccgtcaaccggagtgacaaaacccagtctcgattcgtgccaacccaacagacactttaggagatacccgtagtgcacctttatagccacccagttaagttgtgacgtttggtacacccaaagcattcctacggtatccgggagttgcacaatctcatggtctaaggaaatgatacttgacattataaaagctttagcatacgaactacacgatctttgtgctcagcttaggattgggtcttgtccatcacatcattctcctaatgatgtgatcccgttatcaacgacatccaatgtccatggtcaggaaaccgtaaccatctattgatcaacgagctagtcaactagaggcttactagggacatggtgttgtctatgtacccacacatgtatctaagtttcctatcaatacaattatagtatggataataaacgattatcatgaacaaggaaatataataataataactaatttattattgcctctagggcatatttccaacagtctcccacttgcactagagtcaataatctagttcacatcgccatgtgattaacactcacaggtcacatcaccatatgACCaatcatccaaagagtttactagtgtcactaaactagttcacatcatcatgtgattaagactcaatgagttctggggtttgatcatgttttgcttgtgagagaggttttagtcaacgggtctgcaacattcagatccgtatgtactttgcaaatctctaggtcatattgtaaatgctgcttccacgctccacttagagctattccaaatggttgctccactatatgtatctggtttgctactcagagtcactcggataggtgttaaagcttgcatcgacgtaaccctttacgccgaactctttatcacctccataatcgagaaacatgtccttatttactccaaggacaatttttgaccgctgtccaatgatccccattcctggatcattcttgtacaccttgactgactcatggcaaggcacacttccggtgcggtacacaacatagcatactatagagcctacgtctgaagcataggcgacgaccttcgtcctttgtctctcttctgccgtggtcgagctttaactcttaaattcataccttacaactcaggcaagaactccttctttgattgatccatcttgaacaccttcaagatcatgtcaaggtatgtgctcatttgaaagtactattaagcattttgatctatcttatagatcttgatgcttattgttcaagtagcctaatccaggttttccattgaaaaacacttttcaaataaccctatatgctttcaagaaattctacatcatttctgatcaacaatatgtcaacaacatatactcatcagaaattctatagtgctcccactcacttctttggaaatacaagtttctcataaactttgtacaaacccaaaatctttgatcatctcatcaaagcgtagattccaactccgagatgcttactccagtccttagaaggattgctggagctttgcatacttgttagcgtcttacaggattgtcaaaaccttctggttgtatcacatacaacctttcctcaagtatcatcgaggaaacaatggtttttgacatcctatctgcaagatttcataaataatgcagtaactgctaatctaattccaacagactcttagcatcgctacgagtgagaaagtctcagcgcagtcaactccttgaacttgtcgaaaaacatcttaacgacaagtcgagctttcttaatggtaatacttaccatcattgtctgtctttcttttaaaatccatctgtacccaacggccttacgaccatcaagtagttcttccaaagtcatggatcctttctcgaattttatggcctcgagccattcgtcggaatccgggcccaccatcgcttctccatagctcgtaggttcattgttgtctagcaacatgacctccaagacaggattaccgtaccactccgaagcagtacgcgtccttgtcgtcctacgaggttcggtagtgacttgatccgaagtttcatgatcactatcataagcttctacttcaattggtgtaggtgccacaggaacaacttcctgtgccctgttacacactagttgaagtgatagttcaataacctcatcaagtctccaccatcctcccactcaattctttcgagagaaacttttcctcgagaaaggacccatttctagaaacaattatttttgcttctggatctgagataggaggtatacccaactgtttttgggtgtcctatgaagatgcattttatccgctttgggttcgagcttatcaatctgaaacttttcacataagcgtcgcagccccaaacttttaagaaacgacaacttaggtttctccaaaccatatttCAAAtgctgtcgtctcaacggaattacgcggtgccctattaaagtgagtgtggttgtctctaatgcctaacccatgaacgatagtggtaattcgataagagacatcatggtacgcactatatccaatagggtgcaactatgatgttcggacacaccatcacactatggtgttccaggaggtatcaattgtgaaacaattttcacaatgtcttaattgcgtgccaaagctcgtaactcagatactcatctctatgatcatatcatagacattttatcctcgtcacgatgaccttcaacttcactctaaaattacttgaaccattcaataattcagaattgtgtttcatcaagtaaatatactcaacatctactcgaatcatctgtgaagtaagaacataacgatattcactgcatgcctcagcactcattggactgcacatatcaaaatgtgttacttccaacaagttgctatcttgttccatcttactgaaaacgaggcttttcagtcatcttgcccatgtggtatgatttgcatatctcaagtgattcaaaatcagtgagtccaaacgatccatctgcatggagtttcttcatgcgtatacaccaatagacatggttcgcatgtctcaaagttttcaaaaaaacgagtgagtccaaagatccatcaacatggagcttcttcatgcgttttataccaatatgacttacatggcagtgccacaagtaagtggtactatcattactatcttatatcttttggcatgaaaatgtgtatcactacgatcgagattcaataaaccattccttttaggtgcaagaccattgaaggtattattcaaataaacagagtaaccattattctccttaaatgaataactgtattgcgatagacataatccaatcatgtctatgctcaacgcaaacaccaaataacaattatttaggtttaacaccaatctcgatggtagagggagcgtgcgatgcttgatcacatcaaccttggaaacacttccaacacatatcgtcagctcacctttagttagtctccgtttattccgtagcttttatttcgagttacttacacttagcaaccgaaccggtatctaataccctggtgctactaggagtactagtaaagtacacattaacataatgtatatccaatatacttctactgaccttgcctgccttcttatctaccaagtatctagggtggttctgcttcaatgtccgttcctctcattacagaagcacttagtctcgggtttgggttcaatcttgggtttcttcactagagcagcaactgatttgccgtttcatgaagtaccccttctttcccttgcccttcttgaaactagtggtttcactaaccatcaacaattgatgctccttcttgatttctacattcgtggTGTCGAACATtgtgaatagctcaaggatcatcatattgtCCCTGTTAagttatagttcatcaggaagctctagtagcttggtgg is a window of Triticum dicoccoides isolate Atlit2015 ecotype Zavitan chromosome 2B, WEW_v2.0, whole genome shotgun sequence DNA encoding:
- the LOC119367943 gene encoding NAC transcription factor NAM-B2-like, translated to MANPNLTAGYVFQPTGRELIDHYLVPRAGLGGDFFPGFIEEGVDVLSLPPSELPFRQNHIRDYGEVWGFFFAAKPAGERCPTPGAVGCWVQYGTEKPYYGGEGGREAVAFRRRFAYRYTWKGGAVWSPTRWLMKEYRLNRDAAAFRRAHPDPEARDVVFVVHKVYRKPVLPPPADSSSSEEEGSERSMVLKRKR